ATAATAGGGCTTGTTGAGTTGCACTGTAATTTTTCCGCTCTTGACTTCCACAATGAAATAAGCAGGAGAGTTAATCAAGTTTCTTTCCTTATCGAATTCAAAAGGTGTCATTTCCTTTATATAGAGAGAGTCGTAAGAAGGCTCTAAAGCTCCATTATCTAAATATTTGATATTCAAGATAGAGTCAAGGGTTGTTTTCCCATGTTCCTCATGAATAGAATTTACATAATCGACAAATTCAATTTTAGCTGTAAATTCACTTATACCAAGATAAGGGGGATAAACAAACTTCTGATCTTTCACTACAAAACAAACCTTATCTAAGATTTTGCGGTCCTCATGAGAGAAGAAAACTCTGTAGCGGATGTTCTCTTCAAATGAATCTGGGATTACAATCTCAACAGGAATCTGTGTATGCTGGCCTTTACTCAAATTCAGCTCATCAGGTATTTCTGCCCAAACATAATTCACAGTTTGTATGATCTTTCTTAGAGGAGTTTTAATTGAAATTGCAATTCTTGTTTTATTTGAAGAAAAAATCTCATAGTATGTATCTCTTTGCATGCCGATTATTCCAGCAATGAGTCCCGTAAGAGCGGTCCTTGGAGGAAAATAATAAGATAAGGAGGATGAATTGGTATAGTATTTTCTAAAATGTGCCATTTTTCCTATAACATCAAATATGAGAAGATCCATACTAAATTCCTTTAACTAAGATTTTATTTCTTCAATCTTCCCTGCAAAAAAGTCTTTTAACTGCAAACTAAATTTACCATCTTTAACCAAAAGGGATGGGTCTTCAAAAACGTAAAGTTTGTTTATCTTTTCTTTATGATTTGCAAGCACTTCTTTCAATTTTGAAAAATCTATTTCAAAATCTTCGAGATCTCTTAAACCTTCTTCTTTATTTATGCTTATGAAATCCCTTAAATCTCCAAGAAAAGTTTCTTTGTCTACATATTCAACACGAAGAATAAATCTTGGAGTTTGACCTATCTTACTTCTTGTTGTTGCCATTTTTGGTATGGAATTTAATAAGGCGTCGTCTAAGATTTTTACATCATCTTCAGAAAGATTTGTGAATTCTGCTCTATAGCCACTTACTATTCCATAAAATGTAATAAGAGAATAGTATAATCTCCAATCTTTGCCAAAAGTTCCATACTCACCTTTTTCTTCTCTACCCGAGAAAGTTGAGGTAATTGAACTTGATTTAACTGTTTCAACCTTATTTAAAGAATATCCCCAGTTAAATTGAACTGGTCCTATGAATGTTGAAGAAGCTCCTTTTCCACTTTTTTCTGATGCCTTTATTGGCATTGTAGCACCAAATAGTCTTACGTCAATGAGTTTAGA
Above is a genomic segment from Caldisericaceae bacterium containing:
- the cas7b gene encoding type I-B CRISPR-associated protein Cas7/Csh2; the protein is MSNKENVYSKNSEILFIYDAKLCNPNGDPDNENKPRVDDSTNRNLVSDVRLKRYIRDYLESKGFEIFVAKVDGVSVSATERLKKFFEDAEKKVNLNNLSKEDTDFLLSKLIDVRLFGATMPIKASEKSGKGASSTFIGPVQFNWGYSLNKVETVKSSSITSTFSGREEKGEYGTFGKDWRLYYSLITFYGIVSGYRAEFTNLSEDDVKILDDALLNSIPKMATTRSKIGQTPRFILRVEYVDKETFLGDLRDFISINKEEGLRDLEDFEIDFSKLKEVLANHKEKINKLYVFEDPSLLVKDGKFSLQLKDFFAGKIEEIKS
- the cas5b gene encoding type I-B CRISPR-associated protein Cas5b, with amino-acid sequence MDLLIFDVIGKMAHFRKYYTNSSSLSYYFPPRTALTGLIAGIIGMQRDTYYEIFSSNKTRIAISIKTPLRKIIQTVNYVWAEIPDELNLSKGQHTQIPVEIVIPDSFEENIRYRVFFSHEDRKILDKVCFVVKDQKFVYPPYLGISEFTAKIEFVDYVNSIHEEHGKTTLDSILNIKYLDNGALEPSYDSLYIKEMTPFEFDKERNLINSPAYFIVEVKSGKITVQLNKPYYKVLHRKGEENILFME